Part of the Cloacibacterium caeni genome is shown below.
GTCTCTTTGACCAGCAGAGAACATATACATTGCAGAATCATATACATAATCCATGTAGTTCATGAACATTACAGATCTTTGTACACCACCACAAGTGTTGTATAGTGGATAAGTTGGTGAACCGCCGTTAGAACCAGTTTGAGTAGGAGTGTCAGCTACGAAATCGTTTCCACAAGTCGCATCTCCCCAAATATGACGAAGATTTAAATAGTGTCCTACTTCGTGAGTTGCAGTTCTTCCTAAGTTGTATGGAGCAGTAGCACCAGTTACACCAGTGTATTTAGAAGCTAAAACAACTCCATCATTCCACTGACCAGCAGATTCTGGGAAAGTTGCGTATCCTAAGATACTTCCCATATCACCTACAACCCAAATGTTGAAGTATTGTGTTGGATCTGTAGCGTCAATTCCTTTAGTAGAAGCTTTCTTCATAGCGTCATTGGTTTTCCAAGATCTTACAGAAGTTGATTTTCTAACTGTTTTTACCAATCTAAATCTTACTTTGGTGTCACCAGCAGCTACTGAAGCGAATTCAGCAGGGATTTTATTAATATCAGTGTTAGTTGCTCCGAAGTCTTTGTTAAGAACAGCAATTTGTTCTGCGATTCTAGCATCAGATAGATTTTCTGCAGTAGTTCTGTATAATAAATTTACAACTACAGGGATTTCTACAGTTCCATCAGCTAATACTCTTCCTAGTTTTTTAGCTTGAATGAATTTTTCAGTTCCCGCTTCTATTGCAGCAAATCTTGCTCTTGCTTTTGCATCATTCTTTAATAATTCTGCTCTGATTTCTTCAGATGGACAAGATTTTCTAGATGCAGTTGCTGTTCTAGCATTGTCTTCTGTTAAGTTTGCAGTTTCCTCAGTTGTGTTACATGCAGCTAACATTCCTAGCGCCATAACTCCGAATAGTAATTTCTTCATATCAAATTAATTTTTAATAAAATTGTTTTTTTAATTCACAGCTGCGAATATATAGAGTTGAAATTTAGTGTGCAATATTTTTTTTAAATTTTTTTTCAAAAAGTGTTGATTTTTATTTAATGGATGTGTTTTTTCTTTGATAAATGATTATTAAATTAACTTAAATCTTTATGAATTAGATAATTTTATTAGGTTTATTTTATTGCTGATTTTGTAATATTAGGGTGAAATGCTAGAAATTTTTTATTTTTTAGATAATTTTTTTTGTAAAGTTCTCAAAATAAAAAAATCCGCCTGAAAAAATTCCAGACGGATCTCCTATGATAAACTTAAATGGTAAGTTATATATGAAAAATATCAATGTTATTTTTCAACTGGTCTGAAAACCAGTCCGCTTTCTTCGAAGTAATCTAAAGTGATTCTGTCTCCATCATTTATCTTTCCTGCGAGAATTTCTTTAGATAATCTGTTCAAAACTTCTTGCTGCAAAACTCTTTTCAGCGGTCTAGCTCCGAAACTCGGATCATAACCTTTTTTGGTTAGATAATCGATCGCATCTTCGGTAGCGGTCATAAAAATTCCTCTTTTTTCGAGCATTTTATTGAAAGTACGAAGTTGGAAATGCACAATTTTTCCGATTTCCTTTTTGGTCAAAGGCTGGAAAAGCACAATTTCATCAATCCTGTTCAGGAATTCCGGTCTTAAAGTTTGTTTCAAGAGCGTGAAAACTTCATCTTTGGTCTTCTCGACAACTTCCTTTACATTATCATCGGTAATATTTTCAAAATTTTCCTGAATCAAATGCGATCCCAAATTGGAAGTCATAATGATAATTGAATTCTTGAAATTCACCACTCTACCTTTGTTATCCGTCAATCTTCCATCATCCAAAACCTGCAGCAAAGTATTGAAAACATCCGGATGCGCTTTCTCGATCTCATCCAAAAGAACCACAGAATAAGGTCTTCTGCGAACCGCTTCCGTCAATTGACCACCTTCGTCGTAGCCCACATATCCTGGAGGCGCGCCCACCAAACGAGAGACGGAATGCCTTTCCTGATATTCACTCATATCGATTCTGGTCATGTTATTTTCATCATCAAAAAGAAACTCCGCCAAAGCTTTTGCTAGCTCGGTTTTTCCGACTCCGGTAGTTCCTAAAAAAAGGAAGGA
Proteins encoded:
- a CDS encoding zinc metalloprotease; the encoded protein is MKKLLFGVMALGMLAACNTTEETANLTEDNARTATASRKSCPSEEIRAELLKNDAKARARFAAIEAGTEKFIQAKKLGRVLADGTVEIPVVVNLLYRTTAENLSDARIAEQIAVLNKDFGATNTDINKIPAEFASVAAGDTKVRFRLVKTVRKSTSVRSWKTNDAMKKASTKGIDATDPTQYFNIWVVGDMGSILGYATFPESAGQWNDGVVLASKYTGVTGATAPYNLGRTATHEVGHYLNLRHIWGDATCGNDFVADTPTQTGSNGGSPTYPLYNTCGGVQRSVMFMNYMDYVYDSAMYMFSAGQRDRMQAVVAAGGARAGLRNL